The following coding sequences lie in one Candidatus Nitrospira allomarina genomic window:
- the dnaA gene encoding chromosomal replication initiator protein DnaA, which translates to MNLPNINNDKVWVDVLNFVSPRVGDDTIETWFQPLVLESLTEDQVHIRVPNRFFGEWLGRNYKDLLKEAFHHVEGVNPAEIIFVMKEQDGDGEPSPQLKTEVRENRVPAQLQRVRRQPLPNPKYTFKNFVVGASNQFAHAACLAVAESPAKAYNPLFIYGGVGLGKTHLLNSIGNYIADHGDLRIAYVTTEQFTNEVINSIRYDKMIELRRRYRNVDMLLIDDIQFLAGKERTQEEFFHTFNSLYEAGKQIVLSSDRFPKEMPSMEERLRSRFEWGLIADLQPPDVETRIAILRKKSEEEGIAINEEVIQLLAANLKSNIREIEGALIRLGAYASLTGQKITADMAKHILRDLLGGKRKVITTEDIQEVVANRFHVKISDLKSKRRTKTLVFPRQIAMFLSRDMTDSSFPEIGRDFGGKDHTTIIHACKQMQKAQETDSTLRATIESLKEEIGKG; encoded by the coding sequence TTGAATTTACCTAATATTAACAATGATAAAGTTTGGGTGGACGTGTTAAATTTTGTCAGCCCTCGGGTGGGAGATGACACCATTGAAACATGGTTTCAACCTCTGGTTTTAGAGAGTCTTACGGAAGACCAAGTTCATATCCGGGTTCCAAATAGATTTTTTGGGGAATGGTTAGGCAGAAACTATAAAGATTTACTCAAAGAGGCCTTTCATCATGTCGAAGGGGTGAATCCGGCAGAGATTATTTTTGTCATGAAAGAGCAGGATGGAGACGGAGAGCCATCGCCTCAGCTCAAAACAGAAGTTCGAGAAAACCGCGTGCCCGCTCAACTTCAACGGGTGAGACGTCAACCTCTTCCCAACCCGAAATATACCTTTAAAAATTTTGTCGTGGGAGCGAGTAATCAATTTGCACATGCCGCTTGTCTCGCTGTCGCAGAATCACCTGCGAAAGCGTATAACCCGTTATTCATTTATGGCGGGGTGGGGTTGGGGAAAACGCATCTTCTCAACTCAATAGGCAATTATATTGCTGATCATGGCGATCTCCGTATTGCGTATGTCACGACAGAGCAATTCACGAATGAGGTTATAAATTCCATCCGCTATGACAAAATGATTGAATTGAGAAGGCGATACAGAAATGTGGACATGCTGCTCATTGACGATATTCAATTTTTAGCAGGGAAAGAGCGGACACAAGAGGAATTTTTTCACACATTTAATTCTCTCTATGAAGCTGGGAAACAGATCGTATTGTCGAGTGATCGGTTTCCCAAAGAAATGCCTTCAATGGAAGAACGGCTTCGGTCACGCTTTGAGTGGGGATTGATTGCCGATCTTCAACCACCTGATGTCGAAACTCGAATCGCCATTCTCCGAAAAAAATCGGAGGAAGAAGGCATTGCCATCAATGAGGAAGTCATCCAGTTGTTGGCAGCGAATTTAAAAAGCAATATTCGTGAAATTGAAGGGGCACTGATTCGACTTGGGGCCTATGCATCGTTGACGGGTCAAAAAATCACTGCGGACATGGCTAAACACATCCTCCGTGATCTTCTTGGTGGAAAACGGAAAGTGATCACAACTGAGGATATACAAGAAGTGGTCGCCAACCGGTTCCATGTCAAGATATCCGACTTGAAGTCGAAACGACGAACGAAAACCTTAGTGTTTCCTCGCCAAATTGCGATGTTTCTCAGCCGCGATATGACGGACTCCTCCTTTCCGGAAATAGGAAGAGACTTTGGGGGGAAAGACCATACAACAATTATTCATGCTTGTAAGCAAATGCAGAAGGCTCAGGAAACGGATTCCACTCTTCGAGCCACAATCGAAAGCCTGAAAGAAGAAATCGGCAAGGGATAA
- the dnaN gene encoding DNA polymerase III subunit beta has product MKIQITREDLLTALQRVQGVVEKRNTMPILANILLEAKPEGLDIVATDLEIGMRGLYKATVHEPGSVTFSARTLFDILKEIRHSDIELVVGENNWVTVKAGKSQFRVVGLPSKDYPALPTIEREGLMALPAQGLLQLLKKTVFAVGEKDTRYVLNGLLLTLIPSGATVTLRLVGTDGHRLAWAEQEVTPEKAAIPSAEIKVIIPKKAAIEIRRLLEEDDEQPFLGFTKNMLIFRKSGLVLTSRIMEGTYPNYQQVVPKESPKKVTVNKSDLEGALRRVAILSKDKAHAVKLSINSDHIHLSSKSPDLGEADEDIPAKFVGESFSTGFNARYFLDVLSVIETETLTLQMETPLSPCLIQEQGNPTFKAVVMPVKV; this is encoded by the coding sequence ATGAAAATTCAAATAACCAGGGAGGATTTGTTAACCGCACTCCAACGGGTACAGGGAGTGGTGGAGAAGCGGAATACCATGCCCATCCTGGCGAATATTCTGTTGGAGGCCAAACCGGAAGGTCTGGATATTGTGGCCACTGATTTAGAAATTGGCATGAGAGGCCTCTATAAAGCCACGGTCCATGAGCCCGGGTCGGTCACATTTTCCGCACGAACGCTTTTTGATATTTTGAAAGAAATCCGGCATTCCGACATTGAATTGGTCGTAGGGGAAAATAATTGGGTGACCGTGAAGGCGGGAAAAAGCCAATTTCGTGTGGTGGGCTTACCCAGTAAGGATTACCCTGCCCTACCAACTATTGAACGGGAAGGGTTAATGGCGCTACCCGCCCAAGGATTGTTGCAGCTTCTGAAAAAGACCGTCTTTGCCGTGGGGGAAAAAGATACGCGATATGTGTTAAACGGTCTTCTTCTCACCCTGATTCCTTCGGGAGCCACAGTGACACTTCGTTTGGTGGGAACCGACGGACATCGATTAGCCTGGGCTGAGCAGGAAGTGACTCCCGAGAAAGCGGCCATCCCCTCAGCAGAAATTAAGGTCATTATTCCTAAAAAAGCCGCCATAGAAATCCGGCGACTCTTGGAAGAAGACGACGAACAACCGTTCCTTGGGTTTACAAAAAATATGTTGATCTTTCGGAAAAGCGGGTTGGTGTTAACCTCACGAATCATGGAGGGGACGTATCCCAACTACCAGCAGGTGGTACCGAAAGAAAGCCCCAAAAAAGTTACCGTCAACAAATCCGATTTGGAGGGTGCCCTTCGAAGGGTGGCAATCCTTTCGAAAGATAAAGCCCATGCCGTAAAACTGTCCATCAATTCCGATCACATTCATCTTTCTTCAAAAAGCCCGGATTTAGGGGAAGCAGATGAAGACATCCCGGCTAAATTTGTTGGAGAAAGTTTTTCCACGGGATTCAACGCCAGGTATTTCCTGGATGTGTTATCCGTCATTGAAACGGAAACGCTGACCCTTCAAATGGAAACACCCTTAAGCCCGTGTTTGATTCAAGAGCAGGGAAATCCCACGTTCAAAGCCGTGGTGATGCCCGTGAAGGTTTGA